In the Flagellimonas sp. HMM57 genome, one interval contains:
- a CDS encoding GH92 family glycosyl hydrolase, with product MKSTSHILKRGHVLILVLILGTCYTSCKNEPKQETRESLVDYVNPFIGTGGHGHTFPGATAPFGMVQPSPGNGITGWDWCSGYHISDSIISGFGQLHLSGTGIGDLTDVLLMPTNKSVDVTLFGTSRDSLPYTSSFPHSSELASPGYYEVYLEEPKVDVALTANDYVAFHKYTFREENNPSFILDLGFAVNWDKPTEGHIAVENENRLVGYRFSTGWAKNQKVFFVIETSKPITTHQLVTDGKAVEGMSSVKGKKTGGQFFFTKDSLKTVDVKVALSSVSIDNAKENLRQQGAEQNFEEIKNRTSKQWESLLAKIQVETPIDSLKTIFYTALYHTQIAPVLFSDVNNEFRLQNDSIVKTSGKTYSTLSLWDTFRAENPLLNLLHPEKVSDIIQSMLAYYDEQGRLPVWTLYGNETDTMTGNHGVSVICEAFLKGIRGFNIEKAYAAVRETMMGDIRGLGPYKKYGYIPFTELDESVTITLEFAYNDWCVAQMARVLGKNDDHDYFLKRSKAYQYLFDAKTGFMRGKSVDGKSWNEPFDPKYSNHREHTDYTEGNAWQHSWFVLHDVADFIGLHGGNDAFTKKLEQLFTETSEISGDNISADISGLIGQYAHGNEPSHHIAYMFNRAQHPWKTQYWVREILDTQYSTKPDGLSGNEDCGQMSAWYVFSSLGFYPMNPASGQYELGSPIFEKATITLSGDKKFEVIAKNTSATNKYIQSVKLNGKLLERTYIDHSEILAGGTLEFEMGPEPNKMWGIN from the coding sequence ATGAAAAGCACATCACACATCTTAAAAAGAGGGCATGTCCTAATACTTGTATTGATTTTAGGAACATGTTATACCTCTTGCAAGAATGAACCTAAACAAGAAACCAGGGAAAGTCTTGTGGATTATGTTAATCCATTTATTGGCACAGGAGGCCACGGCCACACTTTTCCCGGTGCTACCGCTCCATTTGGAATGGTACAACCCAGTCCAGGTAACGGTATTACTGGTTGGGACTGGTGTTCAGGGTATCATATCAGCGATTCAATCATTTCTGGTTTTGGTCAATTGCACCTAAGCGGTACGGGTATTGGCGATTTGACCGATGTATTGTTGATGCCAACAAACAAATCTGTTGATGTAACCCTTTTTGGAACTTCTAGGGATAGCCTTCCCTATACTTCAAGCTTTCCACACAGTAGCGAGCTTGCTTCGCCGGGGTATTATGAAGTCTATCTCGAAGAACCCAAGGTTGATGTAGCCCTAACGGCCAATGACTATGTAGCCTTCCATAAATATACTTTTAGGGAGGAAAATAATCCTTCATTTATTCTTGATTTAGGATTTGCGGTCAATTGGGACAAACCAACCGAAGGTCATATCGCAGTAGAAAATGAAAATCGTTTGGTAGGTTATCGTTTTAGTACAGGATGGGCAAAAAATCAAAAAGTGTTTTTTGTGATTGAAACTTCAAAACCCATTACAACGCATCAATTGGTTACCGATGGAAAAGCAGTGGAGGGCATGAGCTCCGTCAAAGGAAAAAAGACAGGTGGCCAGTTCTTTTTCACAAAGGATTCTTTAAAAACAGTCGATGTCAAAGTTGCGCTGTCCTCGGTTAGTATCGATAATGCAAAAGAAAACTTACGACAACAAGGAGCCGAACAAAATTTTGAGGAAATCAAAAATCGGACCAGTAAACAATGGGAATCTTTGTTGGCTAAGATCCAAGTGGAAACACCTATCGATTCTCTAAAAACCATCTTTTATACTGCACTATACCATACTCAAATTGCCCCTGTTCTCTTTAGCGATGTCAATAACGAGTTTCGGTTGCAAAATGATAGTATTGTCAAGACAAGTGGAAAGACCTACTCTACCTTATCGCTTTGGGATACGTTCCGAGCGGAAAACCCCCTCTTAAATCTACTACATCCAGAGAAGGTAAGTGATATCATACAATCCATGTTGGCTTATTACGATGAACAGGGAAGGTTGCCTGTATGGACACTTTATGGTAACGAGACCGATACTATGACGGGCAATCACGGTGTTTCGGTCATCTGTGAAGCCTTTTTAAAAGGAATTCGTGGTTTTAATATTGAAAAGGCCTATGCAGCAGTTCGAGAAACCATGATGGGTGATATTCGTGGACTTGGTCCTTATAAAAAATACGGTTACATCCCGTTTACCGAATTGGATGAATCCGTAACGATCACCTTGGAATTTGCCTATAATGATTGGTGTGTGGCCCAAATGGCCAGAGTATTGGGAAAAAATGATGACCATGACTATTTTTTGAAAAGGTCTAAAGCATATCAATACCTTTTTGATGCTAAAACAGGTTTTATGAGAGGTAAATCAGTAGATGGAAAAAGTTGGAACGAACCCTTTGACCCAAAATATTCAAACCATCGCGAACATACAGATTATACCGAAGGTAATGCCTGGCAACACAGCTGGTTTGTATTGCACGACGTTGCTGACTTTATTGGGCTTCATGGCGGAAATGACGCTTTTACCAAAAAGTTGGAGCAACTTTTTACCGAAACTTCAGAAATTTCCGGAGACAATATTTCTGCAGACATATCAGGATTAATTGGGCAGTATGCCCATGGCAATGAACCTAGCCATCACATAGCCTATATGTTCAATCGAGCTCAGCATCCATGGAAAACGCAGTATTGGGTACGCGAAATTTTAGACACCCAATATAGTACAAAACCAGATGGATTGAGCGGCAATGAAGACTGCGGACAAATGTCTGCATGGTATGTCTTTAGTTCCCTCGGTTTTTATCCCATGAACCCAGCTTCGGGACAGTACGAACTCGGAAGCCCGATTTTTGAAAAGGCGACCATCACACTTTCTGGGGACAAGAAATTCGAAGTTATCGCAAAAAATACTTCAGCAACCAACAAGTACATTCAATCCGTAAAATTGAATGGCAAATTGTTGGAGCGTACTTATATCGATCATTCGGAAATTTTAGCGGGCGGTACACTGGAGTTTGAAATGGGACCAGAACCCAATAAAATGTGGGGCATAAATTAG
- a CDS encoding sodium:solute symporter family protein, whose protein sequence is MDVIDISIIVIYVLLTLFVGIWVSKKASKGLKSYFLGGNNIKWYYLGLSNGSGMFDISGTAWMVGILFLYGAKSFMFMWLWPVWNQVFIMIFLAVWIRRSNIMTGSEWILTRFGDGKAGRASHSIVAIFAVVSAVGFIAYFFEGIGKFMTVILPWNIPLEIGETLILTSDQSYALIIIFLTTLYTIKGGMFSVVATEVLQYVIMVIAGILVAGYTFFTFSDMEITSVISEEWKNIFFSNELGPHWSSKFQAFNNLIDSEGYKMFGALIGMTLFKGFFASIAGPVPSYDFQRILSTRSVKEAAYMSGFTNLILFIPRYLLITGFVVIALVVLGPQMAADPNLSGGDLEIILPKVINNHIPVGIKGLMLAGLLAAFMSTFSAFVNSGPAYIVNDIYKKYFKPEAPSKHYIKASYVASFGVVILGVFMGFFADSINSLTLWITSALYGGYVAANFLKWVWWRFNGWGYFWGMLAGLLIATLQFFLDQYKGSFEEGSLLYELSNVHAIYLFPLIFGFSLLGSFLGTYFSRPTEMNVLKSFYASVKPWGWWKPVLEQLKNEDSSFEKNTDFKMDMVNCTVGIVWQSSMILLPIYFLIRDYPKTWISLAVFLVTSAILKFTWLDKVRKIPN, encoded by the coding sequence ATGGATGTAATAGATATTTCGATTATTGTAATTTACGTGCTGCTCACCCTTTTTGTGGGTATTTGGGTTTCAAAAAAGGCTTCCAAAGGGCTTAAGTCCTATTTTCTGGGCGGGAATAATATAAAATGGTATTATCTGGGTTTGAGCAATGGTTCTGGAATGTTTGATATTTCAGGTACTGCTTGGATGGTGGGCATCCTCTTCCTTTATGGGGCAAAAAGCTTTATGTTCATGTGGCTTTGGCCCGTTTGGAACCAAGTATTTATCATGATTTTCTTGGCGGTCTGGATAAGGCGTTCAAACATCATGACAGGTTCTGAATGGATTCTTACCCGCTTTGGTGATGGTAAAGCAGGTAGGGCTTCGCACAGTATCGTTGCCATTTTTGCAGTGGTTTCTGCGGTAGGTTTCATCGCTTATTTTTTTGAAGGTATTGGTAAATTCATGACTGTGATCTTGCCTTGGAACATTCCGTTGGAAATTGGAGAAACCCTCATCTTGACTTCCGACCAATCCTATGCTCTCATCATTATTTTCCTCACAACTTTATATACTATCAAAGGAGGGATGTTTTCTGTAGTTGCTACCGAAGTACTGCAGTACGTAATTATGGTTATCGCAGGTATTTTAGTGGCAGGCTATACTTTTTTTACGTTTAGCGATATGGAGATCACTTCAGTTATTTCAGAAGAATGGAAGAATATCTTTTTCAGCAATGAACTTGGCCCACATTGGAGCAGCAAGTTTCAAGCATTTAATAACCTGATTGATTCCGAGGGCTATAAAATGTTCGGAGCCTTAATTGGAATGACCTTGTTCAAAGGTTTTTTTGCCAGTATTGCCGGCCCAGTACCCAGTTATGATTTTCAACGGATTTTATCCACAAGATCGGTGAAAGAAGCAGCTTATATGAGTGGATTTACAAACTTGATCTTATTCATACCCCGATATTTATTGATCACGGGATTTGTAGTCATCGCTTTGGTGGTTTTGGGACCGCAAATGGCTGCAGATCCCAATTTATCCGGCGGAGATTTGGAAATCATTCTCCCCAAGGTCATCAACAACCATATTCCCGTGGGCATAAAGGGACTGATGTTGGCTGGTCTGCTGGCTGCCTTCATGTCCACTTTTTCTGCGTTCGTAAACTCAGGACCTGCCTATATCGTAAACGATATCTATAAAAAATATTTTAAGCCAGAAGCTCCGAGCAAACACTACATTAAAGCTAGTTATGTTGCTTCGTTCGGTGTAGTTATTCTTGGTGTTTTCATGGGCTTCTTTGCGGATTCCATTAACTCATTGACCCTTTGGATTACCAGCGCTCTGTATGGCGGCTACGTAGCTGCTAATTTTTTAAAGTGGGTATGGTGGCGCTTTAATGGCTGGGGCTATTTTTGGGGCATGTTAGCAGGTTTGCTCATCGCTACGCTTCAATTCTTTTTGGACCAATACAAAGGAAGTTTTGAAGAAGGGTCGCTTTTATACGAGCTTTCTAATGTACACGCCATATATCTCTTCCCTTTGATATTTGGTTTTTCGCTCCTTGGGTCCTTTTTGGGTACCTATTTTTCAAGGCCTACCGAAATGAACGTGCTGAAATCCTTTTATGCCTCGGTCAAACCCTGGGGCTGGTGGAAACCTGTTTTGGAACAGTTAAAAAATGAAGATTCCAGTTTTGAAAAGAATACTGATTTTAAGATGGATATGGTAAACTGTACCGTTGGGATTGTTTGGCAATCGAGCATGATACTGCTTCCCATTTATTTTCTGATTAGGGACTATCCCAAAACATGGATTTCACTGGCAGTTTTTCTGGTTACCTCTGCAATTTTAAAATTTACTTGGTTGGATAAGGTTCGAAAAATCCCCAATTAA
- a CDS encoding glycoside hydrolase family 130 protein encodes MSSIPWQDRPASSKDVVWRYDKNPIIRRDAIPSSNSIFNSAVVPFKDGYAGVFRCDNKAVQMNIFAGFSKDGIHWNIEHSPIDFKDGNTQMIESAYKYDPRVTFIEDRYWITWCNGYHGPTIGIGYTFDFKEFFQCENAFLPFNRNGVLFPEKIDGKYAMLSRPSDNGHTPFGDIYLSYSPDMKYWGEHRVVMKASPFEDSAWQCTKIGAGSVPILTDEGWLMFYHGVINTCNGFRYSMGSAILDKNDPSKVTYRTQPYLLSPQTSYECIGDVPNVVFPCASLHSIEEDKIAIYYGAADTVVALAFGHISEIVKFTKENSL; translated from the coding sequence ATGAGTTCAATTCCATGGCAAGATAGACCCGCTTCGAGTAAGGATGTTGTTTGGCGCTATGATAAAAACCCCATAATTCGACGAGATGCCATTCCATCATCCAACAGTATTTTCAATAGTGCCGTAGTACCTTTTAAAGATGGTTATGCTGGGGTGTTCCGATGTGACAACAAGGCGGTTCAAATGAACATATTTGCAGGGTTCAGTAAAGATGGAATTCATTGGAACATTGAGCACAGCCCCATAGATTTTAAGGATGGAAACACCCAAATGATTGAGTCGGCCTATAAATACGACCCGCGGGTCACTTTCATTGAAGATCGCTATTGGATAACATGGTGCAATGGCTATCACGGCCCAACAATTGGCATAGGATATACATTTGATTTCAAGGAATTTTTTCAATGCGAAAATGCATTTTTGCCCTTCAACAGAAATGGCGTGCTCTTTCCTGAAAAGATAGACGGTAAATATGCTATGCTAAGTAGGCCTAGCGATAATGGACATACACCTTTTGGGGATATTTATCTGAGTTATAGTCCAGATATGAAATATTGGGGCGAACATCGTGTGGTAATGAAAGCCTCTCCCTTTGAGGATAGTGCTTGGCAATGTACCAAAATTGGTGCGGGGTCCGTACCTATTTTAACGGATGAAGGTTGGTTGATGTTCTACCACGGAGTGATCAATACCTGCAATGGCTTTAGATATTCTATGGGTTCTGCAATTTTGGATAAAAATGACCCTTCAAAAGTAACCTATCGAACACAGCCCTATCTATTGTCACCACAAACATCTTATGAATGTATAGGCGATGTCCCCAATGTGGTGTTTCCCTGTGCTTCATTGCATTCCATTGAAGAAGATAAGATTGCCATCTATTATGGAGCGGCGGATACTGTTGTGGCTTTGGCGTTTGGCCATATTTCGGAGATTGTGAAATTCACAAAGGAAAATAGTTTGTAA